One window of the Shewanella maritima genome contains the following:
- the tatC gene encoding twin-arginine translocase subunit TatC — translation MSQQQPLISHLLELRTKLLRAIASVLLVFVATVYWANDIYQYVATPLMQSLPETGSMIATDVAAPFFAPFKLTLVLSFFVAIPYVLFQIWSFIAPGLYKHEKRLVVPLLVSSTLLFYLGIAFAYYVVFPVVFGFFTSVAPEGVEVATDISSYLSFILKLFFAFGLAFEIPVAVVLLCWAGVTTPQELQTKRPYIIVGAFVIGMLLTPPDIISQTMLAIPMLLLFEGGLIAARMYTPKGDDEEEPTASEDS, via the coding sequence ATGTCGCAACAGCAACCTCTTATTAGTCATTTGCTTGAATTAAGAACCAAGCTGCTAAGAGCAATTGCCAGCGTATTGCTAGTATTCGTCGCCACCGTATATTGGGCGAACGATATCTATCAATATGTCGCAACGCCATTGATGCAATCTCTGCCAGAAACCGGCAGCATGATTGCCACAGACGTTGCAGCGCCGTTCTTTGCGCCGTTTAAATTAACCTTAGTACTGTCATTTTTTGTGGCAATACCTTATGTGTTATTCCAAATCTGGTCGTTTATCGCCCCTGGACTTTATAAGCACGAAAAACGCTTAGTTGTGCCATTGCTCGTCAGTAGTACACTGCTGTTTTATCTTGGTATAGCATTCGCGTATTACGTGGTGTTCCCAGTGGTCTTTGGCTTTTTCACCAGTGTAGCTCCAGAGGGAGTTGAAGTCGCAACCGACATAAGCAGCTATTTAAGCTTTATTTTAAAGCTGTTTTTTGCCTTTGGTTTAGCCTTTGAAATCCCAGTTGCTGTGGTACTACTTTGCTGGGCAGGTGTGACAACACCACAAGAGCTACAAACAAAACGTCCTTACATTATCGTAGGTGCGTTTGTTATTGGCATGCTGTTAACACCGCCTGACATTATCTCGCAAACCATGCTGGCAATTCCTATGCTACTGCTATTTGAAGGCGGTTTGATTGCTGCTAGGATGTACACACCCAAAGGCGATGACGAAGAAGAGCCCACCGCAAGTGAGGATTCTTAA
- the tatB gene encoding Sec-independent protein translocase protein TatB — MFDGIGFMELLLIGILGLVVLGPERLPVAVRSITGWIRAMKRMANSVKDELEQELQIEQLHSDLKKAENKGLSNLSPELQQSIDQLKEAAQSVNRPYQVDDDSSATTPSIKPKSTASDTQETSSKSADNSETSSKPNG, encoded by the coding sequence ATGTTTGACGGTATCGGCTTTATGGAGCTGCTGCTGATAGGCATATTGGGGCTAGTGGTACTTGGCCCCGAAAGATTACCCGTCGCAGTTCGCTCAATCACAGGTTGGATCCGTGCGATGAAACGCATGGCTAACTCTGTTAAAGATGAACTGGAGCAAGAGCTGCAGATTGAGCAGCTACACTCAGATCTGAAAAAGGCAGAAAACAAAGGTTTATCTAACCTTTCTCCTGAGTTGCAACAGTCTATCGACCAACTAAAAGAAGCGGCTCAATCGGTTAATCGTCCTTACCAAGTTGACGATGACTCATCAGCTACTACACCTAGTATCAAGCCAAAATCTACGGCAAGCGATACTCAGGAAACCTCGAGTAAAAGCGCTGACAACAGCGAGACTAGCTCAAAACCTAACGGATAA
- the tatA gene encoding Sec-independent protein translocase subunit TatA, with product MGGISIWQLLIIALIVVLLFGTKKLRSLGGDLGGAVKGFKNAMSDEDKKALEEKEVAQTSQQAEEKKPESKDKEQA from the coding sequence ATGGGCGGCATCAGTATTTGGCAGCTTCTTATTATTGCGTTAATTGTCGTATTACTATTCGGAACGAAGAAACTACGTTCGCTTGGTGGTGATCTTGGTGGGGCAGTGAAAGGCTTCAAGAACGCCATGTCTGACGAAGACAAAAAAGCACTAGAAGAAAAAGAAGTTGCACAAACTTCACAACAGGCTGAAGAAAAAAAGCCTGAGTCTAAGGATAAAGAACAGGCGTAA
- a CDS encoding TatD family hydrolase yields the protein MVQHIDIAVNILSPQLANHIDSVISDAANVGVSPLIVIGSDIDESIESQRLCSAHPGKLFSTAGVHPHHAKDWDQHSRQSIITLAAKPEVVAIGECGLDYNRDFSPRDLQRDVFAKQLEIACELNMPVLMHCREAHDDFIDILKDYRPELPRALLHCFTGTQVELEACLQQDLYIGITGWICDERRGQELAQLVPLIPNNRLMAETDSPYLLPRSMRPKPKSSKNLPQYLPYIVETMAKLRDQCPEQLAKHCYDNSQAFFNLEDTVLETQRVER from the coding sequence GTGGTGCAGCATATCGACATCGCGGTGAACATCCTAAGCCCGCAATTAGCTAACCATATCGACAGTGTGATTAGTGACGCGGCTAATGTGGGTGTGTCTCCCTTGATTGTTATCGGTAGCGATATCGATGAGAGCATCGAGTCTCAACGACTTTGCTCTGCCCACCCCGGAAAACTGTTCAGCACTGCGGGCGTGCATCCACATCATGCTAAAGATTGGGATCAGCATAGCCGCCAAAGCATCATAACCTTGGCGGCAAAACCTGAGGTAGTTGCAATTGGTGAATGCGGCCTGGATTATAACCGCGATTTTTCACCGCGAGATCTGCAGCGAGACGTATTTGCTAAACAGCTTGAAATCGCCTGTGAGCTTAACATGCCAGTGTTAATGCATTGCCGTGAGGCGCACGATGACTTTATTGATATCCTCAAGGACTACCGACCTGAGCTGCCTAGAGCACTGTTACACTGTTTTACTGGCACTCAAGTTGAACTAGAAGCGTGCTTACAGCAAGACTTGTATATTGGTATTACAGGTTGGATATGCGATGAACGCCGCGGCCAGGAATTAGCACAGTTAGTTCCACTGATCCCAAACAACCGCCTAATGGCAGAAACTGACAGCCCTTACTTGCTGCCAAGAAGCATGCGCCCTAAACCAAAATCGAGTAAGAACTTGCCACAGTATTTACCCTATATTGTTGAAACTATGGCAAAGTTACGCGATCAATGCCCTGAACAATTGGCTAAACACTGCTATGATAATAGCCAAGCATTTTTTAATCTTGAAGATACTGTGTTGGAGACACAACGGGTTGAACGCTAA